The genomic stretch GTTCTGATGACTCCATTCTTATCGAACATCTTGCCAAGTACCGCAAGCTGATGCCATCTTTGGCCTTGATTTTTCATCTGATTGATGTGGCAGCAGGTAAACCACAAAAAGCAATTTCCGAATCCAATGCCAAGCTTGCCGCTGCCTGGTGTGGATACCTTGAATATCATGCCCGGCGGATTTACGAAAGCTCACAGGATGTCTGCTACCAGGCGGCAAGGAAGCTCGCCAAAAAAATTCAAGCAGGAGAATTTGAAAATTCTTTTGATTTGCGCCAGGTTTACCGAAAAAACTGGTCGCTGCTAAAAAGCAAGGAAGAAGCACAAATGGCCTGCGATATTTTGCTTGAACAAGGTTGGCTGAAGGTTTCTGAGGATCCGACGAATAAAAGAACAAAAATCTACTGGACCAATCCTAAAATTGCAAAACAGGTGACAACATGAATCGGTGGCTAGAAGAAATCGTTGTCGATGATTGTCAAGGTGGCAAAAATAATCTTAACTTGTCACTTCTGTCACCTGTCACTTCTGTCACCTGTCACTTGGGGTGCCGTAAAAATCTCTCAAAAAAATAATACAGAGATTTCAAATACTAAGCTTGGTTTGTCACTTTTGTCACCTAAAAATGAAGAGGGTTTGCGTGAAAATTTAAATGCGGGGGGTGGGGTGACAAGTGACAAAACCGACAGGGATATCCAATCGATTATCGATAGCTTCGAAGAACGTGCGGCCATTGTGGAGTTTGATGCAGGCAAAAGCATTCTTGAAGCTGAAAGGACAGCTTATCAAGAAGCATTCGTTAACTTGCTCAGCACTCATTATGACGATGCCATGGTTGAATGCCAAGGGCAGGATTGGCTGCAAAAAAGAATTGACGTCATTCAAACATGGCTTAAACAACACCTCCCATTAACTGAAAGGAGTACATGATGGAACAAAATAACCCCGATATTTTCGTAGAGCTTGAGCACGATGTGCAACGCTATATGCAGTTAAGAGAGGAACTGAGAGGAGACATGGATACCCAACTGCAAGATTTAAGAGTCCACACCCTAGAGCTTGGGGATGCTACCAAGCGCTTTATTGCTCACTTTAAGGACTTTAAGACTCTCTCTGATGAATCAGCTGAAAAAATCAGCAAAAACATTGAAGACTCAGCTCAAAAGATGGCCAATTGTGCTGCAGATGAATTTGCCAGAATTGTGCTTAATAAAATCGGTGATGCTGTCGCACAGCTTAACCAATCCGTAAGACAAGCTTCGCAGGAACTGCAATACGTAACCCGTAATAAGACTTGGAGGAACCTGGCCATCGGAGGGTTATCGTGCTTAGGACGCTAGGAAAAATAACCTTTACAATTTAACTAAAATACTTTATGGACAGCGTTACGCAGCAAGATCAAGCAACAGAACGCGAAACACGATTATAAATGTTATTTTTCCTAGCGTCCTTAGTGAGAAGCACACACGCTTGCCGGAACCACACGAACCAAGGATCAACAAACAAGATCTCTAGATCTGGTGAGCGCCGCTGCTATATCCATCAAACGCCATATTAAAATAAGAGGGACTGCTCACCCCAATGGCACTAACTTAAGCGCTGAAATGGTGTCAATATTGACCTGAGAGTCATTTTCGAGAAATTGATCTTGCGATCTCGTTCTTAAGTTTGCCACCTTCCTCAACAAATTCGCCGTTTTGCCTGTGGGAATTCTTAGGTAGGTGCCCATACTTCATCGCTGCAAACCCTTTGTTCTAAACGATTTCTCCTTAAGTTAGTGCCATTGCTGCTCACCCTTTTGACCCAAAGTTCAAGGAATATTTTGAAGAACGGGATAAAGGGAAAGTGAGTAGACGGCCGGACTGCCGCAAGGCGGTCTTATCCAAGGCTTGAGCGCAGTGAGGGGAAACTTTCACGCTGCGTTCTTATGGTAAGGGGGACCAGAAATGGTCCCTTCTTACCAGACTACTTACGAAAATCCGCAGAAATGTGACCTATACCCCATGCAATTTCTGAGGGAAACTAGCAATGAGTTGAATATCAAAAAGTTACTTGCATAAACGTACCTTTTAAGGTACAATGATGACATACAGTGTGAGTATCTTCTTCATATCTCCGAATAAATTTGGATTTTTAGATTCTAGTTCTTTGATCTTTAGTGATAAATTTTCTTCAACAAGGCTATTTAGCAGGGGATATGGAGAAAATACTGGGGGAGAGCTTGCAAGTAAGTACCATTTACGGTACATGTTTTAGATGGATAAAAGCAAGCAAATTGAAGTAAGGTTCTTTTCACAGAAATCAGGGGTGGAGCCTGTACGTGATTGGTTGATAACCTTGGATAAAGAGGATAGAAAGAGAGTCGGTGTTGATTTAAAAACTGCGGAGTTTGGCTGGCCTATCGGTATGCCGGTATGTAGACCCCTGGGTAAAAGCATCTATGAAGTGAGATCTAGTCTAACTCAGGGAAGGATTGCAAGAGTTCTTTTTTGTATAACGGGGTCGCATATGGTTCTTTTACATGCATTTATTAAAAAAACGAAGAAAACCCCAGCACATGAGATAGATTTAGCGCTAAAACGTAAAAAGGAGTTGATGAATGGCAAAATTTAATCCAGAACATTTGGGTTCAAGCCTTGATGAGGTATTAGCCAGGGATGGCACCTTGGCGGAAACGGAAGCTTTAGCAACAAAACAGGTTTTGGCTTGGCAACTAGAGGCCCTTATGAATAAAAAACGTATTACGAAGGCGGAAATGGCAAAGAGAATGAATACGAGTCGTTCTTCACTGGATCGTCTTTTAGATCCAGACAATCCAAGCGTTACACTAGGAACTATGGATAGAGCGGCAGCTGTTTTCGGTAAACACTTACATGTGGAACTAATTGACCGACCTACAACTTGAGGATTACGGTTCTAATGGGGGAGGTGTTGGCGTGTCTGTAAATTCATAAAGCTTTCGTAATTGCTCAACCGGGGGGCAAGGAGTCCAATATTTAAGCGGTTTTGGTCGACTTTCTCAACAGGTGCGTATTGCGGAGAGCGTGAACACCTTCGGCGGAAAAATGTGAACAATTTTTAGCATTGTAAAAAACTGGCCTTGCTGCTATTTTCCGTTTGGACAGGCTATAAAATACATGGAAGGGTTCTTATGTTATCTAAAGTTACCGATGCACTTGGCAAAACGATCCCACAGACTCACCAGGCAAGCAAATTTTACTCAGAATTTGAGTTAACTTCCGATGATTTTTCTATTGGAATTGATGATGGCCATCCTATCAAACTTCCAATTGTGGCAGATGACATACAGAAGCTCTTAAACATTTCTCATGATGCAAAGTTTGGTTTGCGGGAAGATACTTTACTGGATAAGCAAATCCGTGACACCAAGGAAATTTCTGCTGATAAATTGCAGGTTAAATGCAATGAAGCCCGATTGAGCGATCTCTTAAATAAGGTGCGAAAGGACTTAGGGCTGTCAGAAGGATCAAAACTCACAGCTCATTTGCATAACATGCTGATTTATGGCCAAGGGCAATTCTTTAAGCCGCACCAGGATTCTGAAAAATTGGAAGGTATGGTTGCCACCCTCGTTATTGTTTTGCCATTTCCTCATATCGGTGGTGCCATGTTGATCAACCATGGGGATGAGCAACATAAATTTGTCACAGAAAATATAGATTCTCAATCTCTCAAATGCATAGCCTTCTACGCGGACTGCCCTCATGAAGTTAAAAAGATTAAACAAGGGTTCCGTGTGGTCTTGACTTACAATCTTGTGCTAGAAAATCAAGAAATAGAGTTCAACAAGTACAACAACAAGGAGCTGGAAACTGCCTTAGAGACTTATTTTGAAGAGAAAAAATTACCTGATTCGGAACCCCGGAAACTTGTTTTTCTTCTAGACCACCGTTATACAGAACATAGCCTAAACTGGCATATGCTTAAAGGAAGTGACCGTGACAATGCTTGGATGTTGTTGGTTGCCGCTAAGAAGTTAGATTTAAAGCCTTATCTGGGATTGGTGGATTTGCATGAGGTGTGGGATACAGATGGGGATGAAGAAAATCCCGAGCTATACGAATTAATTGATAGCAGTACTACCCTTTCCTATTGGATTAATGAACACAACGTTTCATTACCCTATGCAGGTTATTCCATACCACGCGATGAGCTTTGTTGGCAGATAGAAACCAGTGATTTAACTCCATTTGAGACCGAATACGAAGGATGGATGGGTAACTATGGTAATACCGCTGATTATTGGTACCGGCGCGCAGCTGTCGTTTTATGGAATACATCTGATCAACCAGCCTTAGAATTTAAATACAACTATGATGCGGCAATGGACAATTTGCTGCAGATGATGAAAAAACCGGATCAGTGTGAGCAAGTTTTAGAGATTGTCAAAAAAGCTAAAAGATATCTGCTTAAATCTAAAAGTAAATCCTTTAAAGATCTTGTGCGAGTGGCACTTTATCTCAAAGATGCGCCAATGGCTCAATCCCTTCTTTCCCAATTTTCTATGAACTTATTTACGGAAGGGATCATCGATGAACTGGTAAAGTTGCAGAATCTGTTCGGTATTCCTTGGACTCTGGCGTTGTTGAAAAATTGGCGGGATCAAAAGAGCAAGTATTATAGAGCACGTGATATAAAAGTCAGCATTGATACGCTCATAAGCAGCATGATTGCGTCTGGGATTGATAAACAGCTTGTAAAGTTTTTATTTGAGTATAAGCTTCATATCATCAAGGAACGAAGCAAAGATGACAAAAAAAGCAAACCTGCCAACCTTACCCGTTCTCTTGATGAAAG from Pseudomonadota bacterium encodes the following:
- a CDS encoding type II toxin-antitoxin system RelE/ParE family toxin codes for the protein MDKSKQIEVRFFSQKSGVEPVRDWLITLDKEDRKRVGVDLKTAEFGWPIGMPVCRPLGKSIYEVRSSLTQGRIARVLFCITGSHMVLLHAFIKKTKKTPAHEIDLALKRKKELMNGKI
- a CDS encoding helix-turn-helix transcriptional regulator codes for the protein MAKFNPEHLGSSLDEVLARDGTLAETEALATKQVLAWQLEALMNKKRITKAEMAKRMNTSRSSLDRLLDPDNPSVTLGTMDRAAAVFGKHLHVELIDRPTT
- a CDS encoding 2OG-Fe(II) oxygenase, giving the protein MLSKVTDALGKTIPQTHQASKFYSEFELTSDDFSIGIDDGHPIKLPIVADDIQKLLNISHDAKFGLREDTLLDKQIRDTKEISADKLQVKCNEARLSDLLNKVRKDLGLSEGSKLTAHLHNMLIYGQGQFFKPHQDSEKLEGMVATLVIVLPFPHIGGAMLINHGDEQHKFVTENIDSQSLKCIAFYADCPHEVKKIKQGFRVVLTYNLVLENQEIEFNKYNNKELETALETYFEEKKLPDSEPRKLVFLLDHRYTEHSLNWHMLKGSDRDNAWMLLVAAKKLDLKPYLGLVDLHEVWDTDGDEENPELYELIDSSTTLSYWINEHNVSLPYAGYSIPRDELCWQIETSDLTPFETEYEGWMGNYGNTADYWYRRAAVVLWNTSDQPALEFKYNYDAAMDNLLQMMKKPDQCEQVLEIVKKAKRYLLKSKSKSFKDLVRVALYLKDAPMAQSLLSQFSMNLFTEGIIDELVKLQNLFGIPWTLALLKNWRDQKSKYYRARDIKVSIDTLISSMIASGIDKQLVKFLFEYKLHIIKERSKDDKKSKPANLTRSLDERLDSL